The Thalassotalea sp. HSM 43 genome window below encodes:
- the nuoL gene encoding NADH-quinone oxidoreductase subunit L: MMNDQQLLLAWLPFFPLLSFLLLVTVGHKLNWFANTVLSVGAVLLSAASALYLQFTVFSDASATINVELWRWFMIGTSEVNIAFKLDSLSMVMTLVVSNIGFLIHTYASAYMKSDAHYHRFMAYMNLFIVAMLILVLADNLVLLYLGWEGVGLCSFLLIGFWYQDANNAAAAKKAFIITRVGDTFLAIGLFMLFKHTGSLQIDEISEFAQLNNFVDGDVVFIIAMLLLGGAVGKSAQLPLQTWLPDAMAGPTPVSALIHAATMVTAGVYLIARMQAVFVLSPDAMMIVSWIGGLTLLLAGLCALAQSDIKRVLAYSTMSQIGYMMLALGAGAFAQGIDHLMTHAFFKALLFLTAGSIILALHHEQNIFKMGGLLKRLPMISALFFVGIAALLALPLTSGFVSKEAIINQLYLSPTAGPMFWWMAVIGALLTSIYSFRLVFITFFGRYRGHAEVESKRPVLEYLPLILLAILSIVGGLLLADLSFVLPDVVSNGQSEPGFTHILALSTPYLGALIAYVVYFPKASKQTADNAAGNAIEPQSRAYQFWQDGGGFDLVYKYLLIKPFAFLAHINRRDVIDKIVLLIEFNASAWSEMLRASQNGLLRFYAAMLVLGCVVVLAFVMAVMGASA, translated from the coding sequence ATGATGAACGATCAACAACTGCTCCTCGCTTGGTTACCGTTTTTCCCATTATTGAGCTTTTTGCTGTTGGTCACGGTTGGCCATAAATTAAATTGGTTTGCTAATACCGTATTAAGCGTTGGCGCGGTGTTATTGTCTGCTGCGAGCGCCCTGTATTTGCAGTTCACCGTGTTTAGTGACGCCAGTGCAACAATCAACGTAGAGTTGTGGCGTTGGTTTATGATCGGCACAAGTGAGGTTAACATCGCCTTTAAACTGGATAGTTTATCGATGGTGATGACCCTTGTGGTCAGTAATATTGGCTTTTTAATTCATACCTATGCCAGTGCCTACATGAAGAGTGATGCACACTATCATCGCTTTATGGCCTACATGAACCTGTTCATTGTCGCCATGCTTATTTTGGTGCTAGCCGACAATTTGGTGTTGCTCTATTTGGGTTGGGAAGGCGTTGGCTTATGCAGCTTCTTGTTGATTGGCTTTTGGTATCAGGATGCCAATAACGCTGCGGCGGCAAAAAAAGCCTTTATCATCACTCGAGTTGGCGATACCTTTCTGGCGATTGGCTTGTTCATGTTATTTAAACACACTGGCAGTTTGCAAATCGATGAGATATCCGAGTTTGCGCAACTGAATAATTTTGTCGATGGTGATGTGGTCTTTATCATTGCCATGTTGCTGCTTGGCGGTGCTGTTGGTAAGTCGGCGCAATTGCCATTACAAACCTGGCTTCCTGACGCTATGGCAGGGCCGACGCCAGTCAGTGCACTCATTCATGCGGCGACTATGGTAACCGCTGGCGTTTATCTTATTGCTCGCATGCAGGCGGTGTTTGTACTCAGTCCTGATGCGATGATGATTGTCAGTTGGATCGGTGGGCTTACATTGCTGCTCGCAGGGCTATGTGCATTGGCGCAATCCGATATCAAACGGGTTTTAGCCTATTCGACTATGAGCCAAATCGGCTACATGATGCTGGCTCTTGGGGCCGGCGCATTTGCCCAAGGCATAGATCATTTAATGACCCATGCGTTTTTCAAAGCCTTGTTATTTTTAACCGCAGGCTCGATTATCCTTGCCCTACATCATGAACAGAATATCTTTAAAATGGGCGGTTTACTCAAACGTTTGCCGATGATCAGTGCCTTATTCTTTGTCGGTATCGCTGCGTTATTGGCATTACCACTGACCAGTGGCTTTGTCAGTAAAGAAGCCATTATTAATCAGCTGTATTTATCACCTACCGCGGGGCCTATGTTTTGGTGGATGGCGGTAATTGGCGCGTTACTTACCAGTATTTATAGCTTTAGGTTGGTGTTTATTACCTTTTTCGGTCGCTATCGAGGCCATGCCGAGGTGGAATCTAAACGACCAGTCTTGGAATATCTGCCATTGATCCTGCTGGCCATTTTATCAATTGTCGGTGGCCTGTTACTGGCTGACTTATCCTTCGTCTTGCCTGATGTGGTGAGCAATGGTCAAAGCGAACCCGGTTTCACTCATATTTTGGCATTATCGACGCCATACCTAGGTGCGTTGATTGCCTATGTTGTTTATTTCCCCAAAGCGTCTAAGCAAACCGCCGACAACGCCGCCGGCAATGCCATTGAACCGCAAAGTCGAGCTTATCAATTTTGGCAAGACGGTGGTGGTTTTGATTTGGTCTATAAATACCTATTGATTAAACCGTTTGCATTTCTCGCGCACATTAATCGCCGCGATGTCATCGATAAAATCGTGCTGCTGATTGAGTTTAATGCATCGGCATGGTCTGAAATGTTACGCGCCTCTCAAAATGGCCTGTTGCGATTCTATGCCGCGATGTTGGTACTCGGTTGTGTTGTTGTACTCGCCTTTGTCATGGCGGTTATGGGGGCTAGCGCATGA
- a CDS encoding complex I subunit 4 family protein has product MILTQIIIILMIGAVIAWAFDFRRPGTGRWIALFSLVMASITFIDFASSNKQLFHGFMHVTEVDWIEAFNIHYATGIDSLSFILIALTLLLGFICVLVSWQEIHFRQGFYYFNLLAALAGIVGVFIATDLFLFFFFWEVMLIPMTILIVIWGHENRIYAAIKFFIFTQASSLLMLIAIVAMAFLHKQYHGELSFDLFALKTMNLPADMGMYMMLGFFIAFAVKLPSFPVHTWLPDAHTQAPTAGSVLLAGVLLKTGAYGLIRFVIELFPRQSHEFAYVAATLGTISILYGAKMAFAQTDFKRLVAYSSISHMGFVMLALFSFNQSAYHGALLTLIAHGLSSGALFAMAGMLYSRLHTRDLTQMGGLFASAPQMGAMLLAFVAAAFGMPGLLNFVGEFLILTGAFSVFPVLVVVSAAGLIGSAVYGMRLFQTSFQGPVNKQVIDLSGREFIICVSLLSLLLILGVYPEFIFSHFPDNYPVVLNESMQPIQSHLGSLTAQPLPGANL; this is encoded by the coding sequence ATGATTTTAACGCAAATCATTATCATCTTAATGATAGGCGCTGTCATAGCGTGGGCCTTTGATTTTCGTCGTCCAGGCACAGGCCGCTGGATAGCACTGTTTAGTTTGGTTATGGCCAGCATCACCTTTATTGACTTTGCCAGCAGTAATAAACAATTGTTTCATGGCTTTATGCACGTCACTGAAGTTGATTGGATCGAAGCGTTTAATATTCATTATGCAACCGGCATCGATTCGTTGTCTTTTATTCTGATCGCACTGACCTTGCTGTTAGGGTTTATATGCGTGCTGGTGTCTTGGCAAGAAATTCATTTTCGCCAAGGCTTTTATTACTTTAACTTACTTGCCGCTTTGGCGGGTATTGTTGGCGTATTCATTGCCACCGATTTATTTTTGTTCTTCTTTTTCTGGGAAGTGATGTTGATCCCAATGACCATTTTAATTGTCATTTGGGGTCATGAAAATCGCATCTACGCGGCGATTAAATTCTTTATTTTTACTCAGGCAAGTTCATTACTGATGCTAATTGCTATTGTTGCTATGGCGTTTTTACACAAGCAATATCATGGCGAGTTAAGCTTTGACCTATTTGCCTTGAAGACCATGAACTTACCGGCTGATATGGGCATGTACATGATGCTGGGATTCTTTATCGCTTTTGCGGTGAAGTTACCGTCATTTCCTGTGCATACCTGGTTACCCGATGCCCATACACAAGCGCCTACCGCGGGCTCGGTGTTATTGGCCGGGGTACTGTTGAAAACCGGTGCCTATGGCTTGATTCGGTTTGTTATTGAGTTGTTCCCGCGACAAAGCCATGAATTTGCCTATGTTGCCGCAACCTTGGGTACCATCAGCATACTGTACGGTGCAAAAATGGCATTTGCACAAACCGACTTTAAACGACTGGTTGCCTACAGCTCCATTTCGCATATGGGCTTTGTTATGTTGGCCCTGTTTAGTTTCAACCAAAGTGCCTATCACGGCGCATTACTGACATTGATCGCTCATGGCTTAAGCAGTGGTGCTTTGTTTGCAATGGCCGGCATGCTGTATAGTCGCCTGCATACCCGTGACCTGACACAAATGGGCGGTTTATTTGCCAGTGCACCGCAAATGGGGGCCATGCTACTGGCGTTCGTCGCTGCGGCATTTGGCATGCCCGGGTTACTCAATTTTGTCGGTGAGTTTTTGATCTTAACCGGCGCTTTTTCGGTGTTTCCAGTGTTGGTGGTTGTCTCTGCCGCTGGGCTTATTGGTTCCGCTGTCTATGGCATGCGCTTGTTTCAGACCAGCTTTCAAGGACCGGTAAATAAACAGGTCATTGATTTGAGTGGACGCGAGTTTATTATTTGCGTCAGCCTATTGTCTTTGTTGTTGATTCTTGGCGTCTATCCTGAATTTATTTTTTCCCACTTTCCAGATAATTACCCTGTGGTACTGAACGAGTCTATGCAGCCAATTCAATCACATTTAGGCAGCTTGACGGCACAGCCGTTACCGGGAGCTAACTTATGA
- a CDS encoding NADH-quinone oxidoreductase subunit N, producing the protein MSWLEIQTIMPQIILSAFIVAQLLLIAINRSRKAIFYLTLLAIASCLTSYSMILDTINTQATILFYFDGFSLGINAILLFCGLIITLLSYRYLKSALEVHDEFYVLLLLVLLGATLLAISNHFASVFLSIELLSLSLVAMVGYLRRRQQSLEASFKYLILSATASSILLLGMAFIYAYSGEMSFYFISQKTAVADPQVGHIWMFSLGCCLLLAGIAFKLSLVPFHYWTPDVYHGAPAPVAMTLATVSKISVFAVLLKFWFFSNQYIIDTGAEQHIESLMINIIAVIAIASMLVGNLLALFQSNIKRLMAYSSIAHMGYLLIVLYVQNQSSMQLAWESALFYLFVYALATLVVFSFISQTSNAQHPSDNDNWHNWQGLFWRNRLQASTLIAAFLSLAGVPLTAGFIGKFYLVATAVDNHAWALLIALVVGSSISLFYYLKVIFIMFSKRPSQHELPLSGISHAVLIFLAINIIVFGVLPDLISEHVRLVALSHFG; encoded by the coding sequence ATGAGCTGGTTAGAAATACAAACCATTATGCCGCAAATTATCTTGTCGGCGTTTATTGTTGCGCAGCTGTTGTTGATTGCCATTAATCGCAGTCGCAAAGCCATTTTCTATTTAACCTTATTGGCGATCGCAAGTTGTTTAACCAGTTATTCGATGATATTAGACACCATCAATACACAAGCCACCATATTGTTTTACTTTGACGGTTTCTCGCTTGGCATAAACGCCATCCTGTTGTTTTGCGGTTTGATCATCACCTTACTCAGTTATCGTTATTTAAAAAGTGCACTGGAAGTCCATGATGAGTTTTATGTGCTGTTACTGTTAGTTTTACTTGGCGCAACACTATTAGCTATTTCCAATCATTTTGCCTCGGTGTTCTTATCAATAGAGTTACTGTCGCTGTCGTTGGTTGCTATGGTCGGTTATTTAAGACGTCGACAACAATCATTAGAAGCCAGCTTTAAATACTTGATATTGTCAGCAACCGCGTCGTCTATTTTGTTATTAGGTATGGCGTTTATTTATGCCTACAGTGGCGAAATGAGTTTTTATTTTATTTCTCAAAAAACCGCAGTAGCAGATCCGCAAGTCGGTCATATTTGGATGTTTAGCCTAGGGTGTTGCTTACTGTTAGCTGGCATCGCCTTTAAATTATCGTTAGTCCCATTTCATTATTGGACGCCCGATGTCTATCACGGTGCACCGGCGCCGGTGGCAATGACATTAGCGACGGTGAGTAAAATCAGTGTGTTTGCGGTGTTACTTAAGTTTTGGTTCTTTTCAAATCAATACATCATCGACACGGGAGCTGAGCAACATATAGAAAGCTTGATGATCAACATCATTGCAGTGATTGCCATCGCATCAATGTTGGTGGGCAATTTATTGGCGCTATTTCAAAGCAATATTAAACGCTTGATGGCTTACTCATCAATCGCCCACATGGGCTACTTATTGATTGTTTTGTACGTGCAAAATCAAAGCTCGATGCAATTGGCTTGGGAGTCGGCGCTGTTTTACTTATTCGTTTATGCTTTAGCGACTTTGGTGGTGTTTAGTTTCATCAGTCAAACCTCAAATGCGCAGCACCCTAGTGACAACGACAACTGGCATAACTGGCAAGGCTTGTTTTGGCGTAATCGATTACAGGCATCAACTTTAATTGCGGCATTCTTGTCCTTGGCAGGGGTTCCGTTAACGGCGGGATTTATTGGCAAGTTTTACTTGGTGGCCACCGCGGTTGATAACCATGCGTGGGCATTATTGATTGCCTTAGTTGTCGGTTCAAGCATCAGCTTGTTTTATTATCTGAAAGTCATATTCATTATGTTTTCAAAACGACCTTCACAACACGAGTTGCCTCTCAGTGGCATATCCCATGCGGTACTGATCTTTTTGGCGATAAATATCATTGTCTTTGGCGTTCTTCCTGACCTGATAAGTGAGCATGTTCGTTTGGTGGCGTTATCTCATTTTGGTTAG